One genomic window of Methanosphaera cuniculi includes the following:
- a CDS encoding signal recognition particle protein Srp54, whose protein sequence is MLEGLSENLTNTMKKLSGMSIIDKKTLKEITKEIQKALIQSDVNVKVVLNLTKEIQRRALDEELPKGLSPKEHVMRIVYEELVYLIGEKPEPLDINKKPYKIMMLGLQGSGKTTTTAKLAKNLKKRGLTTAIVCTDTWRPAAYEQLKQLSEPLDVPVYGDPKNSDAVDLAQKGLEHFGSKYDVIIVDTAGRHKEEADLLDEMKQLSTVVNPDEVILVIDGTIGQQARNQAKAFKQTTTIGSIIVSKLDGSAKGGGALSAVAEINAPIKFIGTGERVDDFEAFDPERFISRLLGMGDIETLIERATEVTADKTDKEMVESIVSGKFTLKDMENQLNMMQKMGPLQQVMKLIPGVGNQLPKSATKETEEKLDKYKILMKSMTNYELENPDVIKKSRVNRISRGAGLTNEDVKDLLKYYNLTKKALKGGMGKRNMSGPMGKLLRRMTKQ, encoded by the coding sequence ATGCTTGAAGGACTAAGTGAAAACCTGACAAATACAATGAAAAAACTATCAGGAATGTCAATAATTGACAAAAAAACATTAAAAGAAATTACCAAAGAAATACAAAAAGCACTCATACAATCAGATGTAAATGTAAAAGTTGTATTAAATCTAACAAAAGAAATACAAAGAAGAGCATTAGATGAAGAACTACCTAAAGGATTAAGCCCAAAAGAACATGTAATGCGTATAGTATATGAAGAACTCGTATATTTAATTGGAGAAAAACCAGAACCACTAGACATCAACAAAAAACCATACAAAATAATGATGCTAGGACTTCAGGGAAGTGGAAAAACAACCACCACAGCAAAACTTGCAAAAAACCTTAAAAAACGAGGATTAACAACTGCAATAGTATGTACAGACACATGGAGACCAGCAGCATATGAACAGCTAAAACAACTATCAGAACCACTAGATGTACCAGTATATGGAGATCCTAAAAATTCTGATGCAGTAGATTTAGCTCAAAAAGGACTAGAACATTTTGGATCTAAGTATGATGTAATAATAGTAGATACAGCAGGACGACACAAAGAAGAAGCAGACTTACTTGATGAAATGAAACAACTAAGTACTGTTGTAAACCCTGATGAAGTAATACTAGTAATTGATGGAACAATCGGACAACAAGCACGAAACCAGGCAAAAGCATTTAAACAAACTACAACAATTGGATCAATTATTGTAAGTAAACTTGATGGATCAGCAAAAGGAGGAGGAGCACTCTCAGCTGTAGCTGAAATTAATGCACCAATAAAATTTATTGGAACAGGTGAACGTGTAGATGACTTTGAAGCATTTGATCCTGAACGATTCATATCAAGACTACTTGGAATGGGAGATATTGAAACTCTTATTGAACGTGCAACAGAAGTAACAGCAGATAAAACAGATAAAGAAATGGTAGAATCCATAGTATCAGGTAAATTCACACTAAAAGACATGGAAAACCAGTTAAACATGATGCAGAAAATGGGACCACTACAACAAGTAATGAAACTAATACCTGGTGTAGGAAATCAACTACCAAAAAGTGCAACTAAAGAAACTGAAGAAAAACTAGATAAATACAAAATACTAATGAAATCCATGACCAATTATGAACTTGAAAATCCAGATGTTATCAAAAAATCACGAGTAAATCGTATAAGTCGTGGAGCAGGTCTTACAAATGAAGATGTAAAAGATCTACTTAAATACTACAATTTAACTAAAAAAGCACTAAAAGGTGGAATGGGTAAAAGAAACATGTCAGGACCTATGGGAAAACTCCTAAGACGTATGACAAAACAATAA
- the hpt gene encoding hypoxanthine/guanine phosphoribosyltransferase: MLDELKKSLVECPVVKKGEYFYFVHPISDGVPLVEPELLDDVMDYIINHYNLNMVDKIVGVESMGIPLATALSMKTGIPFVIVRKREYGLPGEHKVHQKTGYSENELYINGLNKDDNVLLIDDVVSTGGTITSVIKALDQIGVNLVYTIVPIEKDDGRINAEHNTGHNIDTLVKIKMVDGKVTIVDD; the protein is encoded by the coding sequence ATGTTAGATGAACTTAAAAAATCATTAGTTGAATGTCCTGTTGTTAAAAAAGGAGAATACTTCTACTTTGTACATCCAATAAGTGATGGAGTACCACTTGTAGAACCAGAATTACTAGATGATGTAATGGATTATATTATCAATCATTATAACCTAAATATGGTAGATAAAATTGTAGGTGTTGAATCTATGGGAATACCACTTGCAACAGCACTATCAATGAAAACAGGAATACCATTTGTAATAGTACGAAAACGTGAATATGGTCTACCAGGAGAACATAAGGTACATCAGAAAACAGGTTATAGTGAAAATGAATTATACATAAATGGATTAAATAAAGATGATAATGTTCTTCTTATTGATGATGTAGTAAGTACTGGTGGTACAATTACAAGTGTTATAAAAGCATTAGATCAAATAGGAGTTAATCTTGTATATACAATTGTTCCTATTGAAAAAGATGATGGACGTATTAATGCAGAACATAACACAGGTCATAATATTGATACACTAGTTAAAATAAAAATGGTAGATGGAAAAGTAACAATAGTAGATGATTAA
- a CDS encoding tRNA pseudouridine(54/55) synthase Pus10: MTQTDENNNDTYKICDECLHRIYPNAQRRANATIPLIDEDKGEVCSLCNNILLHKDLIFDLVERKLNMLNITFDTCQIASVIADKQMLKTEHQIHKLAPYYGKNNLRNQLKYEMCEMIEKKLHKTIDHKNPEIVIMIKARSKPYDNAPHKEVSGVNIFIDVNPLFIEGRYNKLKRGIPQTKWPCSNCKGRGCEECNFTGQQYPDTVEGLISRQILPLTQGSETKFHGSGREDIDVLMLGKGRPFVIEVKRPFNRQIDLDELEHLVNENSDGKIQIHNLHFTDKERKGTIKNSSTESYKVYEAIAEFENGVISEDIQKILKLKHIHQRTPQRVEHRRADLIREREIYDIQVERMGSCKLKLIIKCQGGLYIKELISGDDGRTEPSISSITDNNAVCSQLDVIDVHIPEVE; the protein is encoded by the coding sequence TTGACACAAACTGATGAAAATAATAATGACACATATAAAATATGTGATGAATGCTTACATAGAATATATCCAAATGCTCAAAGACGTGCAAATGCAACAATACCATTAATAGATGAAGATAAAGGTGAGGTATGTAGTCTTTGTAATAATATACTACTTCATAAAGATCTTATTTTTGATTTAGTAGAACGAAAACTTAACATGCTAAATATTACATTTGATACATGTCAAATTGCAAGTGTAATAGCAGATAAACAAATGCTAAAAACAGAACATCAAATACATAAACTAGCACCATACTATGGAAAAAACAATCTACGAAACCAACTTAAATATGAAATGTGTGAAATGATAGAAAAAAAATTACATAAAACTATAGATCATAAAAATCCAGAAATTGTCATCATGATAAAAGCACGAAGTAAACCCTATGATAATGCACCACATAAAGAAGTTAGTGGAGTTAACATATTTATCGATGTAAATCCACTCTTCATTGAAGGACGCTACAATAAATTAAAACGAGGAATACCACAAACTAAATGGCCATGTAGCAATTGTAAAGGACGAGGATGTGAAGAATGTAACTTCACAGGACAACAATACCCAGACACAGTTGAAGGTCTAATTTCACGTCAAATATTACCATTAACACAAGGTAGTGAAACTAAATTTCACGGTTCAGGACGTGAAGATATTGATGTATTAATGCTTGGTAAAGGACGACCGTTTGTAATTGAAGTAAAAAGACCATTTAACAGACAAATTGATCTTGATGAACTAGAACATCTTGTAAATGAAAATTCAGATGGAAAAATACAAATACACAATTTACACTTTACAGATAAAGAACGTAAAGGAACAATAAAAAACAGTTCAACTGAAAGCTATAAGGTATATGAGGCAATAGCAGAATTTGAAAATGGAGTTATAAGTGAAGATATCCAGAAAATACTAAAACTAAAACATATACATCAACGAACTCCACAACGTGTAGAACATAGACGAGCAGATCTAATTCGTGAACGTGAAATATATGATATACAAGTAGAACGTATGGGTAGTTGTAAACTTAAACTTATAATTAAATGTCAAGGTGGACTTTACATTAAAGAGTTAATATCAGGTGATGATGGACGAACAGAGCCAAGCATAAGTAGTATAACAGATAATAATGCAGTATGCTCACAACTTGATGTTATAGATGTACATATTCCAGAAGTTGAATAA
- a CDS encoding 50S ribosomal protein L21e: protein MRKSKGLRSRSRYKLKKSIRPSRANPISRKIQVFEDGNKVHIIIDSSIQKGQPHPRFHGKTGKIVGQKGKAYLVGIKDGNKPKELIIRPEHLKLQE, encoded by the coding sequence ATGAGAAAATCAAAAGGATTAAGAAGCCGATCAAGATACAAACTTAAAAAAAGTATAAGACCAAGTCGTGCAAATCCAATATCAAGAAAAATACAAGTATTTGAAGATGGAAACAAAGTACACATAATAATTGATTCAAGTATCCAAAAAGGACAACCACACCCAAGATTCCACGGTAAAACCGGAAAAATCGTTGGACAAAAAGGAAAAGCATACCTTGTAGGTATCAAAGATGGAAACAAACCAAAAGAATTAATTATAAGACCAGAACATCTTAAATTACAAGAGTGA
- a CDS encoding exosome complex RNA-binding protein Csl4 encodes MVTHKHADIVLPGEILCTYEEYIPSDWTYVEDGYIKSSIFGYLKIDDINMEISVIAENAPEHIKVDDHIIGYITDVKQYKALVTVKKITGSDREIVAGYKGYIHISNATNDYVTSMHELFKIGDIIEAKVINKLGSEYVELSTADFDLGIIKAMCTRCRKFMKKAADDKLICECNKVDSRKISSKYGEKI; translated from the coding sequence ATGGTAACTCATAAACATGCTGACATTGTATTACCTGGTGAAATACTATGTACCTATGAAGAATACATCCCATCAGACTGGACATATGTAGAAGATGGATATATTAAATCAAGTATCTTTGGATATCTTAAAATTGATGATATTAACATGGAAATATCAGTAATTGCAGAAAATGCACCAGAACATATTAAAGTAGATGATCATATAATAGGATACATTACAGATGTAAAACAGTATAAAGCACTTGTTACTGTAAAGAAAATTACTGGTAGTGATCGTGAGATTGTTGCAGGATATAAAGGATATATTCATATTTCAAATGCAACAAATGACTATGTTACATCAATGCATGAACTTTTTAAGATTGGAGATATAATAGAAGCTAAAGTAATAAATAAGCTAGGCTCAGAATATGTTGAGCTATCAACTGCTGATTTTGATTTGGGAATAATAAAGGCGATGTGTACTCGTTGTCGTAAATTTATGAAAAAAGCAGCTGATGATAAACTAATATGTGAATGTAATAAGGTTGATTCACGTAAAATATCAAGTAAATATGGGGAGAAAATTTAG
- a CDS encoding RNA polymerase Rpb4 family protein — protein sequence MMIGKKVIDTEPITISEAREILMQKVEEKVDENNEIDGHQFTYEQNLTIDYVNKFALLDAEDAKELRGKLEEFITPRQAVKVVDILPEDLDDLRLIFTKERGNIETDVLEKILDLVDQYR from the coding sequence ATGATGATTGGAAAAAAAGTCATTGATACAGAACCAATAACAATATCTGAAGCACGTGAAATTCTAATGCAAAAAGTAGAAGAAAAAGTGGATGAAAACAACGAAATCGATGGCCACCAATTTACATATGAACAAAATCTTACAATTGACTACGTCAATAAATTCGCACTGCTAGATGCTGAAGATGCAAAAGAACTAAGAGGTAAACTCGAAGAATTCATCACTCCACGTCAAGCTGTGAAAGTTGTAGATATACTTCCTGAAGATCTTGATGATCTAAGACTTATATTTACAAAAGAAAGAGGAAACATTGAAACAGATGTACTAGAAAAAATCTTAGATCTTGTAGATCAATACAGATAA
- a CDS encoding DNA-directed RNA polymerase subunit L, with protein MKIIEEQPDSLVLEITGESHTICNILRKRIMSKDELIAAAYDITHPLIGEPEFEVHCENPKEVLVEAAEEVKQEANDFKDALIKAFDE; from the coding sequence ATGAAAATTATTGAAGAACAACCAGATAGTTTAGTACTTGAAATTACAGGCGAAAGTCATACAATATGTAATATATTAAGAAAAAGAATAATGAGCAAAGATGAACTCATAGCAGCAGCATATGATATTACACACCCTCTTATTGGAGAACCAGAATTTGAAGTTCACTGTGAAAATCCAAAAGAAGTATTAGTTGAAGCTGCAGAAGAAGTAAAACAAGAAGCAAATGACTTTAAAGATGCATTAATAAAAGCATTTGATGAATAG
- the dph2 gene encoding diphthamide biosynthesis enzyme Dph2, producing the protein MPRIEYDYKISDIITKIDELDAKNIMLQFPEGLKMDAVEIAQQIEENTPDDVNVLIDADACFGACDLADLKVNGHIDLVIHFAHTSLGLKTECPIMFIEASSNAEVKPPILDALEKINPEDNIKTIGVITTTQHIHKLDEMIKLIEDEGYTVKTTPGITTKPGQVLGCNFTSIKNLDVDMIIYVGSGDFHALGVKLFTKKPVLLADPFKGTARDIEEFYDKILRIRFARIIKAENAKTFGIIISSKKGQLRYNLALNLKKLIEEHGFKAQILNMDYISPDRLLPFDLDAYVMTACPRIAIDDSAMYKKPVITPQELEIVLGIRNWDDYMMDEIIIHDGQ; encoded by the coding sequence TTGCCAAGAATTGAATATGACTATAAAATAAGTGATATAATCACAAAAATAGATGAACTTGATGCTAAAAATATAATGCTCCAATTTCCAGAAGGACTAAAAATGGATGCAGTAGAAATAGCACAACAAATCGAAGAAAACACACCAGATGATGTTAATGTTCTAATTGATGCTGATGCATGTTTTGGTGCATGTGATTTAGCTGATCTTAAGGTTAATGGACATATTGATCTTGTAATTCATTTTGCACATACATCACTTGGTCTTAAAACAGAATGTCCCATAATGTTTATTGAAGCATCTTCAAATGCAGAAGTTAAACCACCAATTCTTGATGCACTAGAAAAAATTAATCCTGAAGATAATATAAAAACAATTGGTGTAATAACAACAACTCAGCATATACATAAACTTGATGAAATGATAAAACTCATAGAAGATGAAGGTTATACTGTTAAAACTACACCAGGAATAACCACAAAACCAGGTCAAGTACTAGGATGTAATTTCACATCTATAAAAAACTTAGATGTGGATATGATAATATATGTTGGTAGTGGAGATTTCCATGCACTAGGTGTAAAATTATTCACAAAAAAACCAGTACTACTAGCAGATCCATTTAAAGGAACAGCAAGAGATATTGAAGAATTCTATGATAAAATTCTAAGAATAAGATTTGCACGCATAATAAAAGCTGAAAATGCAAAAACATTTGGAATAATTATATCATCAAAAAAAGGACAACTAAGATATAATCTTGCATTAAATCTTAAAAAACTAATAGAAGAACATGGTTTTAAAGCTCAAATACTAAACATGGACTACATATCACCAGATCGATTATTACCATTTGATCTTGATGCATATGTAATGACAGCTTGTCCAAGAATAGCAATAGATGATAGTGCAATGTATAAAAAGCCAGTAATCACACCACAAGAACTTGAAATAGTACTTGGAATACGCAACTGGGATGATTATATGATGGATGAAATTATCATACATGATGGACAATAG
- a CDS encoding glycosyltransferase family protein, translating to MDQLQLIRKLDKKKLKKAKKIIVENKLFDENYYKQHYQDNLDTDELFEHYLTLGYKKGYNPSAQFDNDKYINEHKELSDYQINPLIYYALYEFKEEKSEKPRDIEDLTIDKKEIMKYEKGTLIVSKNKDIAQRSMDINSKIKYLNEKSQQNMKKLIKTNENIKTLYNENKTTSIKKTKNELTEEDINKAKQIIEEDNLFDDEYYNQNYPYAFEKNSNLLDHYIDVGYMHNLNPSEYFNTEFYMQYDDVAESKMNPLIFHVLYDLNKDRKTTNQITPDDVNDAIKIIRENNLFDSNFYYKQIPQLKNTIIDPLMHYIYIGYKHDLNPSNDFNTQYYKQKYLKEDTQVNPLIHYVIKQDDAQTKYDISPQQLNETIETIYNSNTFDDEYYIKQTKQDPNTPTYELIKHYILTGANQKYNPNKIFNTQYYQQTNPEISTTTPNPYYHYLTCGKRENKQPIQTRKQLDEIQKTKEELDHQAEVIEKSTLFDEDYYLEKYEDVKHSLKTPAQHYVYQGYKEHKNPSRYFDNNYYMYKYKDEIGDINPLYHYITKGKDMGYISKYYFSQMDKHEVKIAIATDIIAQNYPKFDEKAPKVSIIILNHNGEKYIENQLNSLFESTDYPNYDVTIIENDSNDNSPEIIDKLSTKYNFKVIKNKINETLAKAYNKAVKEVDGEYVVFMDNDIELLDGWLNHLMQTQLTNIDVGVVGGKLIYPDLSHMQSHKEKSYKIQHAGIKFKQENGYILPYSYNDGKAYKFNQHETYQTPAITGSLMMISRQLFSDVGGFDEDFKYEYEAVDLSLRLHTMGYKNIYTSDSAAYHYRHATKQNIIEGLIKTQHENNKNIFARKWNKWLKQKVLNDKINKNNFFTENPLKITFITMEKGENAAVGDYFIAQGLANELRKQGYIIDFKSKNDTDDPFKLDDDVDILISLLNSYDIDKIKTENDMIIKIAWILNWPEWWLNKPYFESFDMILCSNSRSIHHIIDNSGYEPILFPEATNTDLFNMNVKAKDEYICDYAFAGNDWHDEREITKILQPDESEYSFNIYGKTWSRYDKFNDYNKGYVPYSQMPAVYASTKIVLDDATDLTDAPSSVNSRVFDALAMGKLVITNGEIGIKELFGNKIPTFTDKQSLDEQLDLYLNNPDLAHAKVEELQYIVLKNHTYKNRAEQLINLLKDLTDKTRVIIKIPTPKSDNKHHWGDYHFGVELQKEFNKQGYPAKLQLHDDWQTNKDALYDIVLVLRGVSSYTPKPYQYNIEWNISHPNRLSVGEYDSFDKVYIASEYWCNKIKPVISTDVEPLLQCTNPQRFHRLYDEEYKSQLLFVGNSRMTYRRILQDLLPTDYDLKIYGNNWEGILDERYIQDNYIPNEELYRAYSSTDVLLNDHWDDMRKKGFISNRIFDGLACGATIVTDHVKGIENLFKDEVLVYEDKMDLNEKIKEAIKREPVNPDVINEHTYAKRVEKIIKDYENMLKNKIEYMKKSN from the coding sequence ATGGATCAATTACAACTGATTAGAAAACTAGATAAAAAGAAACTAAAAAAGGCAAAAAAGATAATAGTTGAAAATAAACTATTTGATGAAAACTACTACAAACAACACTATCAAGATAACTTAGATACGGATGAATTATTTGAACATTACTTAACATTAGGATATAAAAAGGGATATAATCCATCAGCCCAATTTGATAATGATAAATACATAAATGAGCATAAAGAACTTTCAGACTATCAGATAAACCCACTAATATATTATGCTTTATATGAATTTAAGGAAGAAAAATCTGAAAAACCACGTGATATTGAAGATCTTACAATAGATAAAAAAGAGATCATGAAATATGAAAAAGGTACGCTCATTGTATCAAAAAACAAAGATATAGCACAAAGAAGTATGGATATAAACAGTAAAATTAAATACCTTAATGAAAAAAGTCAACAAAATATGAAAAAGCTCATAAAAACTAATGAAAACATAAAGACACTATATAATGAAAACAAGACAACATCCATTAAAAAAACAAAAAATGAACTAACAGAAGAAGATATAAATAAGGCAAAACAAATAATTGAAGAAGATAATCTATTTGATGATGAATATTATAATCAAAATTATCCATATGCATTTGAAAAAAACAGCAACCTACTTGATCACTATATAGATGTAGGATATATGCATAATCTTAACCCATCAGAATACTTTAACACAGAATTTTACATGCAATATGATGATGTAGCAGAAAGTAAAATGAACCCCTTAATATTTCACGTACTATATGACCTAAATAAAGATCGTAAAACTACAAATCAAATAACACCAGATGATGTAAATGATGCAATTAAAATAATACGTGAAAATAATCTATTTGACTCTAATTTTTACTACAAACAAATACCACAACTTAAAAATACAATAATAGATCCACTAATGCACTACATATACATTGGATATAAACATGATCTAAACCCATCAAATGACTTTAACACACAATATTACAAACAAAAATACCTAAAAGAAGATACACAAGTAAATCCACTAATACACTATGTAATAAAACAAGATGATGCACAAACCAAATATGATATATCACCACAACAACTTAATGAAACAATAGAAACCATATATAACTCTAATACATTTGATGATGAATACTACATAAAACAAACAAAACAAGATCCAAACACTCCTACATATGAATTAATAAAACACTACATACTAACAGGAGCAAACCAGAAATACAATCCAAATAAGATATTTAACACACAATACTACCAACAAACAAACCCTGAAATAAGTACAACCACACCAAATCCATATTATCACTACCTAACATGTGGAAAACGTGAAAACAAACAACCAATACAAACAAGAAAACAACTTGATGAAATACAAAAAACAAAAGAAGAACTAGATCATCAAGCAGAAGTAATTGAAAAAAGTACACTATTTGATGAAGACTACTACCTTGAAAAATATGAAGATGTAAAACACTCCCTAAAAACACCAGCACAACACTATGTCTATCAAGGATATAAAGAACATAAAAATCCATCAAGATACTTTGATAACAACTACTACATGTATAAATACAAAGATGAAATAGGAGATATAAACCCACTATATCACTACATAACCAAAGGTAAAGATATGGGCTACATTTCCAAGTACTACTTTAGCCAAATGGATAAACATGAAGTTAAAATAGCAATAGCAACAGATATAATTGCACAAAATTATCCTAAATTTGATGAAAAAGCACCAAAAGTATCAATAATAATACTTAATCATAATGGGGAAAAATACATAGAAAACCAGCTAAACTCACTTTTTGAATCAACAGACTATCCAAACTATGATGTGACAATAATAGAAAATGATTCAAATGACAACTCACCTGAAATAATAGATAAACTAAGCACTAAATACAACTTTAAAGTAATAAAAAATAAAATCAATGAAACACTTGCAAAAGCATATAACAAAGCAGTAAAAGAAGTTGATGGTGAATATGTAGTATTTATGGATAATGACATAGAACTCCTAGATGGATGGCTAAATCACCTCATGCAAACACAACTAACAAATATTGATGTAGGAGTAGTTGGTGGAAAACTAATATATCCAGACTTAAGTCATATGCAATCACACAAAGAAAAATCCTACAAAATACAACATGCAGGAATAAAATTCAAACAAGAAAATGGATACATACTCCCATATTCATATAATGATGGAAAAGCCTATAAATTCAATCAACATGAAACATACCAAACACCAGCAATAACAGGCTCACTTATGATGATATCACGACAACTATTTTCAGATGTGGGAGGATTTGATGAAGACTTCAAATATGAATATGAAGCAGTAGACTTATCATTAAGATTACATACAATGGGATATAAAAACATCTACACATCAGATTCTGCAGCATACCATTATCGTCATGCAACAAAACAAAACATAATAGAAGGACTAATAAAAACACAACATGAAAACAATAAAAATATCTTTGCACGTAAATGGAACAAATGGCTAAAACAAAAAGTGCTAAATGATAAAATTAATAAAAACAACTTCTTTACAGAAAATCCTCTTAAAATAACATTTATCACAATGGAAAAAGGAGAAAATGCAGCAGTAGGGGATTATTTCATAGCACAAGGACTTGCAAATGAACTAAGAAAACAAGGCTACATTATAGATTTTAAATCTAAAAATGATACAGATGATCCATTTAAACTAGATGATGATGTAGATATTCTCATATCACTACTTAATAGTTATGATATTGATAAAATAAAAACAGAAAATGACATGATCATAAAAATAGCATGGATACTAAATTGGCCTGAATGGTGGTTAAATAAGCCATACTTTGAATCATTTGATATGATACTATGTTCAAATAGTCGAAGTATTCATCATATAATAGACAACTCAGGATATGAACCAATACTATTTCCAGAAGCTACAAATACAGACTTATTTAATATGAATGTGAAAGCTAAAGATGAATATATCTGTGATTATGCGTTTGCAGGAAATGATTGGCATGATGAACGAGAAATAACTAAAATACTACAACCTGATGAGTCTGAATATAGTTTTAATATTTATGGTAAAACATGGTCACGTTATGATAAGTTTAATGACTATAATAAAGGATATGTACCATACTCTCAGATGCCAGCAGTATATGCATCAACAAAAATAGTGCTTGATGATGCAACAGATTTAACTGATGCTCCATCATCTGTTAATAGTCGTGTATTTGATGCACTTGCAATGGGAAAACTTGTTATAACAAATGGAGAAATTGGAATTAAGGAATTATTTGGAAATAAAATACCAACATTTACAGATAAACAATCACTAGATGAACAACTAGATTTATACCTAAATAATCCAGACTTAGCACATGCAAAAGTTGAAGAACTACAATACATAGTACTTAAAAATCATACCTATAAAAATCGTGCAGAACAACTAATAAATCTACTTAAAGATTTAACAGATAAAACACGTGTAATTATCAAAATACCAACACCAAAAAGTGATAATAAACATCACTGGGGAGATTACCATTTTGGAGTAGAGCTTCAAAAAGAATTTAACAAACAAGGATATCCAGCCAAATTACAACTACATGATGACTGGCAAACAAATAAGGATGCATTATATGACATTGTATTAGTACTTCGTGGTGTAAGTTCATATACTCCAAAGCCATACCAGTATAACATTGAATGGAACATATCACATCCAAATCGTCTGAGTGTAGGAGAATATGATAGTTTTGATAAAGTATACATAGCATCAGAATACTGGTGTAATAAGATCAAACCTGTTATATCAACAGATGTAGAACCACTACTTCAATGTACAAATCCACAGAGATTCCACAGACTATATGATGAAGAATACAAATCACAATTACTTTTTGTTGGAAATTCACGTATGACCTACAGACGAATATTGCAAGATCTACTTCCAACAGATTATGATCTTAAAATATATGGAAATAACTGGGAAGGAATACTTGATGAGAGATATATTCAAGATAACTATATTCCAAATGAAGAATTATACAGAGCATACTCATCAACAGATGTTCTACTAAATGATCATTGGGATGATATGCGTAAGAAGGGATTTATATCAAATCGTATATTTGATGGGCTTGCATGTGGAGCAACAATCGTAACTGATCATGTAAAAGGAATTGAAAATCTATTTAAAGATGAAGTTTTAGTATATGAAGATAAGATGGATTTAAATGAGAAGATAAAAGAAGCAATTAAACGTGAGCCTGTAAATCCTGATGTTATAAATGAGCATACATATGCAAAACGAGTTGAAAAAATAATAAAAGATTATGAAAACATGCTTAAAAATAAAATTGAATATATGAAAAAGAGTAATTAG